The stretch of DNA CGCATCGACACCGATCCCTCCAGCTGGATCAAATACTCCAACCTGTGGTACGCGCAGCAGGTCACCACACGGTTGGGAGAAGACAAGCTGCAACGCTACGTCCGCAGCTTTGGCTACGGCAACCAGGACCTCTCCGGCGACGCCGGCAAGCACAATGGCCTGACCCAGTCGTGGGTGGAATCCTCGCTGGCGATTTCGCCGGACGAGCAGGTGGCCTTCCTGCGCAAGATCGTCAACCGTCAGCTGCCGATTTCCGCCAAAGCCTACGACATGACCACCCGTATCCTGCATCCGCAGACGCTGGCCAACGGCTGGACCATCTACGGCAAAACCGGCACCGGCTCGCCGCCTCTGATCAACAGCGACGACGACCGCCAATACGGCTGGTATGTCGGCTGGGCCACCAAGGGCAACCGCACCATCGTCTTTGCCAACATGACGCTGGACCACCGACAGGACGTCTTCGCAGGCCCGCGCATCCGCGACGCCTTCCTGCGCAACGTCGCCACCCAACTCGACACGCTTTAACCCACCACCCACCCAAGGAGACATCTTGTCTACACTGAGCCGCATGGCATTTGCCATCGCAGCAGGCTGCTGCATACCCGTCGCCGGCGCCGCCGACCTGCAAACCATCGTCGATCAGGCCATCAAACCGATCATGAAAGAGCACGACGTGGCGGGCATCGCCGTCGCCGTCACCATCGACGGCAAGCCGGCTTTCTTCAGCTACGGCGTGGCGTCGAAGGAGAGCGGCGCGCCGGTCAGCGAACACACACTGTTTGAACTGGGCTCGGTCAGCAAGACCTTCACCGCCACCATGGCGTCGTATGCGCTGGTGCAGGGCAAGCTGTCGCTGGACGATCATCCCAGCCGCTACGTGCCCAGGCTGAAAGGCACGCCACTCGACAAGGCGACGGTACTCAACTTCGGCACCTACACCGCCGGCGGCCTGCCGCTGCAGTTCCCGGATGCGGTGACGGATGATGAGCAAGGCATGCTGGCCTACTTCGGCCACTTCAAGCCGAGCGCCGCGGCGGGTCAGATGCGCGTGTACTCGAATCCCAGCCTTGGCATGTTCGGCCACCTGGCCGGCCTGTCGCTCAAAGCCAATCCGGCCGACGTGCTGGAAAAGCAGATCCTGCCCAAGCTGGGCATGACCCATACCTACCTGCGCATGCCGGACAGCGCGATGACCAATTACGCCTGGGGCTACAACCAGGACAACAAGCCAGTCCGCATGGGACAGGAACTGTTCTCGGGCCAGACTTACGGCGTGCGCTCCAGCACCTCGGACCTGATCCGCTACGTGCAGGCGAATATCGATCCGAGTCAGCTTGACGCCACGCTGCGCAGTGCCATCGAAGGCACGCACGTCGGCTACTACCGCGTCGGCGGCATGGTGCAGGGCCTGGGCTGGGAACGGTATGCGATGCCGGTGTCGCTGGATACCCTACAGGACGGGAACTCCAGCAAGATGAGCCGCGAAGCCAATCGGGTCACGCTGCTGACGCCGCCCAAGCCGCCATCCGACAACGTCTGGTACAACAAGACCGGCGCCACCAACGGCTTCGGCGCCTATGTCGCCTTTGTGCCGGCGAAGAAAATCGGCATCGTCATTTTGGCGAACAAGAACTACCCGATCGCCGACCGCGTCAAGGCCGCTTACGCGATCATGAACGCGCTCAAGGACTGACGCTATTGACCGCCATCCGCTGCCGGCGCGGCGGCCGGCGCAGGCAAGGTAGGCACAGGACTGGTCAGCACATCGAGGATGGCGGCGGTTTCCGCATCGGGCGTGCCGTCGTACAGCGCCGGGCGGTATTTGGTCTGGAATACCGAGATGACGTTGCGCGTGGCCTGATCCAGTTCGCCGGTCTGCGGCACGGCGTAGCCATGGTCGGCCAGCTTGCGCTGGAACCAGGCCACTTCCGGCAACTGCTGCTGGAAGCCGGGCAGGCGCGCCGCCACGCGGCTGGCTTCCGGCCACGGAATCAGGCCGGCATCGGCCAGCTGCTTCCACGGGAACAGCGGTCCCGGGTCCTGCTTGCGCTGCGGCGCGATATCGTTGTGGCCGAGGATATTCCCCGGCGCGATGTTGTGGCGCTGGACGATGTCCTTCAACAGCAAAATCAGCTGATCGATCTGTGACTGCTTGAACGGTGCGTACACGCGGCCCTCCGGCGTCTCCTTGAAGCCCGGATTGACAATCTCGATGCCGATCGAGGCGGAATTGAGCTGGTTGTAGATCTTCCAGCTGCTGTAGCCCGCGTGGTTGGCCTGGCGCGATTCATCCACCAGCGTGTAGAAGAACGGCGGCTCGGTGTCGGTCAGCAGATAGTGCGCGCTGACGTCGGCGGTGGTCAGCGTCTTGATCGAACGCGGCGTGTCGCTCACCGTGTAGTGCACGATGATGTACTTGATACGGTCGCTCTGCGCGCGCGCTGTCAGCGTGTGGTCCAGCCGAGGTCCGGGCGGCGGTACCGTGGCGCAACCGGCGACCAGCGCAGTCAGGGCAAGCAGGGGAACTGTCTTCATGGCGTCTCTCGGCTATCGATTCAATCAGGGGAGTGTAGAGCAATCCGCGCCGCAGCGTGGTGCGCCAGCGTGTGACGCTGCGTCAGCGACAAGGTAGCTGGCAGCGCGGCGCGCATGCTTTGCGCGATCAGCGGATGCAGCTGCGCCGCCCGTCCGCCCAGCGTGATCGGACGCGCGCCGTAGCGGCCCACCAGCGCCAGCGCAATGCGCGCCAGTTCGCGGCCGGCGTTTTCCAGAATCGTCCGCGCCACCGGATCGGCATCCGCGCTGGCGGCAACGGCCAGCGCCAGGCTGCCGATGGCGCCGCGATCCTGGCCGTAGATGAACCGGCGCGACAAGGTCCAGTCGCTGCCGCCGATTTGGCCGAACACCGCGCGCGCCATGGCCGACTGCTGCCACACGCCCGGCTGCTCGTCCTCCAGCCGCCAGATATGCCGCATGGCCTCGCGCGCGATCCAGAATCCGCCGCCGCCGTCATCCAGCGTCACGCCGCGTCCACCGGCGCGGTGGAACTGGCCATCAACATCGATCCATGCGGCGATGGAACCGGTGCCGGCGTACACCAGATAGCCCTCGCCCGGCGCAAAGCTGTCCAGATACGCGATCTCCACGTCATTGCGCATGCTGATGGCGGCCGGCGCGATCTGCAGCGCCTCCGCCAGCAAGTGCGTTACCTGCGTGCTGGCGCCGTCAAAGCCGGTCAGGCCGGCGCACGCGCGCAGCGGCTGGCCAGCGGCCCGCACCTGCGTCGCCAGCATGGCGAAGATGCCGCGCACCGCATCGCGGCCGGCGGTGCTGTTCATCTGCGTGGCCGACATGCCGCCGACACTGCCCTCGGCCACAATCACCCCCGCCTTATCGGCCATGGCCCAACGGGTTTGCGTGCCACCGGCATCGATGCCCAGACCGAGATCGCTCATCATCAGCTCCGTGTATAGACCTGTACCCGTTCGCTTTCATTGCCCAGGCGGTCGACCGCACTGACCACCACCGACTGCGCCGCCGCACCCGCCGCGTCATCGGCCAGCAGCAGCACCGGACGCGATGCCGGCGCCACCGCAAAGCGCCACTCATTGCCGTAGCGCGACCAGATCGCATAATGCGCCACCGGCCTGCCGAAGCCGGCGGACAGCTTGAGCGCCACGCCGTTGCTGTCACGCCGCGCAGCCGCTTGCGGCGCAGCCGGCGCATCGCTGCCCAGCCACGGCGTGGGCGGCGTCAGTGCGGCAGTTTGATACGCCTGCGTTCTCAGTTGATCGCTGATGCCCTTGCGGTTTTCCATCAGCGCCGCAATCGAGAAGTGCAGGTGGCCGCGCACGCCGCTGCGAGTGCGCGTGACGCCGATCTGCTTGACGATTTCGTCCGGCGCGAACGCCTTGGCGCTGTTGTCGATGCGGCTGGTGTACAGGCCAGGCCACACATGGCGCGCGTGCGTGTTCTGCGCCAGCCAGTAGTCGAGCAGCACGTCGAACGCCTGCGGCGCCTGCGCCACCGGCCAATACAGCTGCGGCGCCAGGTAATCGAGCCAGCCGTTGGCCAGCCACAGTTCCGCATCCGCATACAGCTTGTCGTACTGGCTGAAGCCGACGATGCCGGCCGGACGGCGATCCGGGCGGCCGATGCCGAAGGGGCTGATGCCGAAGCGCACCCACGATTTCTCCTTGTGGATGCCAAGGTACATCGCTTCGATCAGCGAGTTGACGTTCTGGCGGCGCCAGTGCGCGCGGTCCAGCGTGCCGCCCGACAGCAGGTAACGCTGCCATGACAGCTGGTCCGGGAATTCCAGTTCCTGTTTGCCGCCGCCGCTGGCGCTGGCGTCCAGCGCCACGCCTTCCGGCCCGGCCGCATTCGGCGTATCGATCGGATACGGATAGAAGTAATCGTCGATATGCACGCCGTCGATATCGTAGCGGCGCACCACGTCCAGCACGACGTTCAGCGTGTGCTGCGAGGCGGCCGCTTCGCCCGGGTCCATCCACAGATAGCGGCCGTATGGCTTGATCACTTCGGGCAGCCTGCGGCCGATATGGTTGGCGGCCAGCGGCGACTTGGCGGTGGCGTGACGCGCGCGGTAGGGATTGAACCACGCGTGCAGTTCCAGCCCGCGCGCGTGCGCCTGCTCAATCCAGAATTGCAGCGGATCCCACGGCTGCGCCGGCGCGCGGCCCTGCTGGCCGGTGAGGAATTCCGACCACGGCTCCAGCTCGGACGGATAAATCGCGTCGGCGCTCGGCCGCACCTGCAGCACGATGGCGTTCAGATTCAGCGCCCGCGCGCGGTCCAGAATGGCAAGGGCTTCGGCCTGCTGCTTGGCCATGTTCAGATTGCTGCGGCTGGGCCAGTCGATATTGGCGACAGTGGACACCCAGGCGGCGCGGAATTCACGCGGCGCCGCCGGCGGCATATTGGGATCGAAGGCCAACGCCGGGCTCGGCGCCGGCAACGATCCGGCCGGGGCCGCAACTGCGGGGCGGGCAGGCGTCGTCACGCCAGCTTCTGGCACGGGCGCAGTCGGCGTACTGGAACATCCATCAAGCAGCGCCGCCAGACCAGCCGCCACGCCAGCCGACAAAGTCAGCCGCTTCTTCGCATTAAAAACCAAAACCACTCTCCGCATCAGTTGAGACCGTATTGTAATGGCTATTGCCGGCCAAACTCGGCCGGTATGCGCACCCGTGCGGCCAGCACAAACGCCGGCAACGTCGATATACAGGCCCAGATGAAGAACTGTTGATAACCCAGTTGTTGCTGAATCCAGCCGCTGACCATGCCCGGCAACATCATGCCGAGGGCCATGAAACCGGTGCATAGCGCATAGTGGGCGGTTTTATGCTCGCCATCGGCCACCAGCACCATGTACAGCATGAAAGCGGCAAAGCCGAAACCGTAGCCGAATTGCTCCACCGCCAGGCACAGCGACACCAGCGCCAGATTATCCGGCAGGGCCGTGGCCAGATAGACAAACACCAGGTCCGGCACGTGCATGACAACCACCATCGGCATCAGCGCGCGCTTGAGGCCGAAGCGCGACACCACCACGCCGCCGGCCAGCCCGCCCAGCACCAGCGCGCACACGCCGATCGTGCCGTAGACCAGGCCGAAATCCGAGGTGCTGAGGCCGAGACCGCCCCTGGCGCGCGGATCGAGCAGGAATGGCGCGGCCATCTTCAGCAGCTGCGCCTCGCCCAGGCGGTACAGCAGCAGGAAGCCGAGCGTGACGCCGATCTCCTGTTTCTGGAAAAAGCTGCGGAACGTATGAACAAAGTCCTGCCATAGCGCGCCGCCGGCCGTGTGGCGGTGGTCGTCGCCCGGACGCGGCAGCATCAACTGGTGATAGCCGCACAAGGCCAGGAACAGTACCGCCATCAGCGCAAACACCACCGACCACGCATGCACCGGATCGCCGGTGGCCTTCATCAGCTGGCCGGCAAGATAGACCAGACCGCCTTGCCCGCTGATCATCGCCAGCTTATAGAACGCGCTGCGCACGCCAACAAAAGCAGCCTGCTGACGCTGGGTCGGCAAGCCCAGCATATAAAAACCGTCGGAAGCGATATCGTGCGTGGCGGACGAGAACGCCATCAGCCAGAAGATCACCAGCGTCCAGCGGAAAAAGTCTGGCGCGTGCAAGGTCAGCGCCACCGCCGCCAGCCCGGCGCCGCCGACCAGCTGCATCAGCACCGTCCAGCGGCGCTTGGTGCCGAACATCTCCACAATCGGCGACCACAGCGGCTTGACCACCCACGGCAAGTACAGCCAGGCCGTATAAAACGCCAGATCGGCGTTCGAGATGCCGAGGTTTTTGTACATCACCGTCGACAGCAGCATCACGGCGACGTACGGCACGCCTTGGCTGAAGGACACGCTGGGCACCCAGGCCCAGGGATTTGCGTTGCGACTGGTTATTTTCATCGCAGGTACGATACGGTTACCTTCCACAGAACGCAACCAAATCATGTACCTGCTGACGTATTTGCTGATCCTGTTGTCCTACCCGCTGCTGTTTCTGATGATCACACCGTTCATCCTGGGTCCTGTGACGATCTACCTCGGCTTCCGCGCCTGGCGCAACAAGCTGCGCAGCCAACCCGGCGTCAGCGGCCTTGGCAAACTCTGGGCGGCCAACGCCATGCTGATCGCCACCGCCTCGATGATTTTCCAGATTTACATCATCAACACCCAGTATCGCGCCTAGTCCGCTGATTTTTAGTCTAGGGCAGTGCGGAGGTTGCCGTCGGTGGCGTCCAGCAGGGCTTGCGCCTGGTCGGCGGGGAGGTGCTTCAGCAGGACGACGATGGCGGTTTTGACGTGGAAGTGGCTTTGTTCCAGCGCTGCGCGCGCGGCGGCTTCGGTGGCGCCGGTGGCGTGCATGGTCAGGTGGATGGCGCGCTCGACCAGCTTGACGTTGGTCGGATGCAGGTCGACCATCAGGTTGCCGTAAACTTTATGCAGCCGCACCATCAGCGCGCTCGATAGCGTGTTCAGCAGGATCTTTTGCGCCGTGCCGGCTTTGAGCCGGGTGCTGCCGGAGATGACTTCCGGGCCGGTGTCCAGGCAAATACCGATGTCGGCGCCGCTCAGCAGCGGCGTGCCGGGATTGTTGGCGATGCCGACCGTGAGCGCTCCCACCATGCGCGCCGCCTGCAACGCGCCGAGCACGTACGGCGTGGTGCCGGACGCGGCCACCAGCAAAATCACATCGTTGTAGTTGGGATAGAGCAGGCGCAGGTCGGACGCGCCCTTGTTGCGGTCATCTTCCGCCCCTTCCACAGCCTGGAACATCGCACCCAGGCCGCCGGCCAGCAATGCCACCGCCCGATCCGGCGGCCAGGAAAAGGTCGGCGACAGCTCGACGCTGTCCAGAATCCCCAGCCGCCCCGAGGTGCCGGCGCCGACATACACCAGCCGGCCGCCGGCCGCCACGCGCGGCGTCATCGCCGTCACCGCCGCGCAGATGCTGGCCGAGGCCGCCTTCACGGCCTGCGCCGCCAGCGCCTGGTCGTCGACCAATGCATCGACCAGGGCCTCCACCGGGTAGAGGTCCAACTGGGGATGCTGCGTACTCGGCGTCTCGGTCTTGAGCATGGGGTTTAAGTAGCGCGGCGCATCTCCGCGACGAAATCGTAGTGGTCGCTATGGCAATACGAATGGGTCAGTTCCATCGCCTCGCCGGTTTCCAGATAGGCTATCCGGGTGATGTACAGCAGCGCCTGGCCTTCGGGCACGCCGAGCTGCGCCGCCAGATCGGCCGACGCATTCATCGCGCGGATGTGCTGCAACGCCCGCGCCGGCGATTTGTTAATGCTGTCCAGATACTGGTACAGCGAGTTGCCGACCGCGTTCGGGTCGTTCAGCACCGTTTGCGGCAACACCGACACCTCGTACGCCATGACCACGTCATCGGCCAGCCGCAACCGCTCCAGCCGCGCCACCTTGGAATACGGCGACAGCCCCAGGCTCAGCTGTTCTTCCGGCGTCGGCGCCACGATGGCGCGCTTGAGCCAGCGCGAACCGGGAATGTGGCCGCGCTGCTGCAACTGTTCCGAAAAACTGGTGAGGTTGGACAGCGGCTGCTCGATGCGCGGCGCAATATAATTGCCAGAACCGCGGCGACGCACTACCAGTCCCTGGTCCACCAACTGGTCGATGGCCTTGCGCGCGGTGACCCGCGAAACGTTTAACAGTTCCGACAAAGTGCGTTCCGACGGTAGCGCCTGATCCACCTGGTAGCGGCCATTGAGCACATCGTCGCTCAATTTACGGGCAATTTGCATGTACAACGGCGAACTGTCGTTGGCATCCGCCTTGAATTCAAAACTGGTCTGGCTCATTCAATTCTCCTCACTCCGCTAGTGTAATAGCGATGCGGAAAACGGTGTGCGTCGCGTGCGGTGTGAAGCAACAATATTTCTACAACTAGCGTAACGCCGGACCCGGCGGATTGCGCCTATTTGGCGGATAATGCGGGGTTTGCACCACCAGCCCAGACTGTTTCCGACCATGTCCAAGAAGTCCACCGCGCCTGCCGGCTGCCCCTGCGGCGGCCCGTCGCTCGCCACCTGCTGCGGCCCGTACATCGCCGGGACCGCCATCGCGCCCAGCGCCGAGGCCCTGATGCGCTCGCGCTATACCGCCTACGGCCAACGCAACGAGCCCTACCTGCTGGCCACCTGGCACGCCAGCACCCGTCCAACCGAGCCCATCATGAGCGACGAGGAAAAGGTGCAATGGCTGGGACTTGAGGTAAAATCTGCTTTACGTTTACGTCAACGTAAAGCAGATGAAGCCGACCTGACCCAGGATACGGTGGAATTCGTCGCCCGGTTCAAGATCAATGGCCGGGCCCAGCGCCTGCACGAGATCAGCAACTTTGTACGCGAACCGGCAGAAGGAGGAGACCTGCGCTGGTTTTACGTTGACGGTAGTTTTCCAGAATAGACAGACAAAGGAAAAGCCATGCCGCACATCGAAAGCAAGCTCAACCCTCGTAGCGAGGATTTCAAGGCCAACGCCGCCGCCATGCAGGCCGTCGTCGACGATTTGCGCGACAAGGTCGCCAAAATCGCCCTCGGCGGCGGCGAAGCGGCCTCGGCCAAGCACGTCGCCCGTGGCAAGCTGCTGCCGCGCGACCGCGTGCAGATGCTGCTCGATCCCGGCACGCCTTTCCTCGAACTGTCGCAGATGGCGGCTTACGCCATGTATGACGATGCCGCGCCGTCGGCCGGCATCATCACCGGCATCGGCCGCGTGGCCGGCCAGGAATGCGTGATCGTCTGTAACGACGCCACCGTCAAGGGCGGCACCTACTACCCGATGACGGTCAAGAAGCACCTGCGCGCACAGGAAATCGCCGACCAGAACAACCTGCCGTGCATCTACCTGGTGGACTCCGGCGGCGCCAATCTGCCGAACCAGGACGATGTCTTCCCGGACCGCGACCACTTCGGCCGCATCTTCTACAACCAGGCCAACCTGTCGGCCAAGGGCATCCCGCAGATCGCGGTGGTGATGGGTTCCTGCACCGCCGGCGGCGCCTATGTGCCGGCGATGAGCGACGAATCCATCATCGTCAAGGAACAGGGCACCATCTTCCTCGGCGGCCCGCCGCTGGTGAAGGCCGCCACCGGCGAAGTGGTGACGGCGGAAGACCTGGGCGGCGGCGACGTGCACACGCGCTTGTCCGGCGTGGCCGACCACCTGGCGCAGAACGATTTGCACGCGCTGTCGCTGGCGCGCACCATCGTCTCCAATCTGAACCGCACCAAGCCGCAGCAGGGCGCGTTGCGCGAGGCCGTGGAACCGGCGTACCCCGCCTCCGAACTGTATGGCGTGATCCCGGTCGATACCCGCAAGCCGTTCGACGTGCGCGAAGTGATCGCCCGCATCGTCGACGGTAGCGAATTCGATGAATTCAAGGCGCGCTACGGCACCACGCTGGTGTGCGGCTTCGCCCACATCTTCGGCATGAAGGTCGGCATCATCGCCAACAACGGCATCCTGTTCTCGGAATCGGCGCTGAAAGGCGCGCACTTCATCGAACTGTGCGCACAGCGCAAGATCCCGCTGGTATTCCTGCAAAATATCACCGGCTTCATGGTCGGCCGCAAGTACGAAAACGAAGGCATCGCCCGCAACGGCGCCAAGATGGTGACGGCGGTGGCGACGGCCGCAGTGCCCAAGTTTACCGTCATCATCGGCGGCAGCTTCGGCGCCGGCAATTACGGCATGTGCGGCCGCGCCTTCTCGCCGCGCTTCATGTGGATGTGGCCTAACGCGCGCATTTCGGTGATGGGCGGCGACCAGGCGGCGTCCGTGCTGGCCACCGTGAAGCGCGACGGCATCGAAGGCAAGGGCGGCGCGTGGTCGGCGGAAGAGGAAGCTGCCTTCAAGCAGCCGATCAAGGAACAATACGAACATCAGGGCCACCCGTACTACGCCACCGCGCGCCTGTGGGACGATGGCGTGATCGATCCCGCCGATACGCGCATGGTGCTGGGCCTCGGCCTGTCCGCCGCGATGAACGCGGAAATTGAAGACACCAAATTCGGTGTCTTCCGGATGTGACCATGATGACATTGCCTGAACAGGTAGTGGCG from Duganella dendranthematis encodes:
- the ampC gene encoding class C beta-lactamase, with amino-acid sequence MAFAIAAGCCIPVAGAADLQTIVDQAIKPIMKEHDVAGIAVAVTIDGKPAFFSYGVASKESGAPVSEHTLFELGSVSKTFTATMASYALVQGKLSLDDHPSRYVPRLKGTPLDKATVLNFGTYTAGGLPLQFPDAVTDDEQGMLAYFGHFKPSAAAGQMRVYSNPSLGMFGHLAGLSLKANPADVLEKQILPKLGMTHTYLRMPDSAMTNYAWGYNQDNKPVRMGQELFSGQTYGVRSSTSDLIRYVQANIDPSQLDATLRSAIEGTHVGYYRVGGMVQGLGWERYAMPVSLDTLQDGNSSKMSREANRVTLLTPPKPPSDNVWYNKTGATNGFGAYVAFVPAKKIGIVILANKNYPIADRVKAAYAIMNALKD
- a CDS encoding N-acetylmuramoyl-L-alanine amidase; translation: MKTVPLLALTALVAGCATVPPPGPRLDHTLTARAQSDRIKYIIVHYTVSDTPRSIKTLTTADVSAHYLLTDTEPPFFYTLVDESRQANHAGYSSWKIYNQLNSASIGIEIVNPGFKETPEGRVYAPFKQSQIDQLILLLKDIVQRHNIAPGNILGHNDIAPQRKQDPGPLFPWKQLADAGLIPWPEASRVAARLPGFQQQLPEVAWFQRKLADHGYAVPQTGELDQATRNVISVFQTKYRPALYDGTPDAETAAILDVLTSPVPTLPAPAAAPAADGGQ
- a CDS encoding N-acetylglucosamine kinase; its protein translation is MSDLGLGIDAGGTQTRWAMADKAGVIVAEGSVGGMSATQMNSTAGRDAVRGIFAMLATQVRAAGQPLRACAGLTGFDGASTQVTHLLAEALQIAPAAISMRNDVEIAYLDSFAPGEGYLVYAGTGSIAAWIDVDGQFHRAGGRGVTLDDGGGGFWIAREAMRHIWRLEDEQPGVWQQSAMARAVFGQIGGSDWTLSRRFIYGQDRGAIGSLALAVAASADADPVARTILENAGRELARIALALVGRYGARPITLGGRAAQLHPLIAQSMRAALPATLSLTQRHTLAHHAAARIALHSPD
- a CDS encoding glycoside hydrolase family 10 protein → MVLVFNAKKRLTLSAGVAAGLAALLDGCSSTPTAPVPEAGVTTPARPAVAAPAGSLPAPSPALAFDPNMPPAAPREFRAAWVSTVANIDWPSRSNLNMAKQQAEALAILDRARALNLNAIVLQVRPSADAIYPSELEPWSEFLTGQQGRAPAQPWDPLQFWIEQAHARGLELHAWFNPYRARHATAKSPLAANHIGRRLPEVIKPYGRYLWMDPGEAAASQHTLNVVLDVVRRYDIDGVHIDDYFYPYPIDTPNAAGPEGVALDASASGGGKQELEFPDQLSWQRYLLSGGTLDRAHWRRQNVNSLIEAMYLGIHKEKSWVRFGISPFGIGRPDRRPAGIVGFSQYDKLYADAELWLANGWLDYLAPQLYWPVAQAPQAFDVLLDYWLAQNTHARHVWPGLYTSRIDNSAKAFAPDEIVKQIGVTRTRSGVRGHLHFSIAALMENRKGISDQLRTQAYQTAALTPPTPWLGSDAPAAPQAAARRDSNGVALKLSAGFGRPVAHYAIWSRYGNEWRFAVAPASRPVLLLADDAAGAAAQSVVVSAVDRLGNESERVQVYTRS
- a CDS encoding MFS transporter, giving the protein MKITSRNANPWAWVPSVSFSQGVPYVAVMLLSTVMYKNLGISNADLAFYTAWLYLPWVVKPLWSPIVEMFGTKRRWTVLMQLVGGAGLAAVALTLHAPDFFRWTLVIFWLMAFSSATHDIASDGFYMLGLPTQRQQAAFVGVRSAFYKLAMISGQGGLVYLAGQLMKATGDPVHAWSVVFALMAVLFLALCGYHQLMLPRPGDDHRHTAGGALWQDFVHTFRSFFQKQEIGVTLGFLLLYRLGEAQLLKMAAPFLLDPRARGGLGLSTSDFGLVYGTIGVCALVLGGLAGGVVVSRFGLKRALMPMVVVMHVPDLVFVYLATALPDNLALVSLCLAVEQFGYGFGFAAFMLYMVLVADGEHKTAHYALCTGFMALGMMLPGMVSGWIQQQLGYQQFFIWACISTLPAFVLAARVRIPAEFGRQ
- a CDS encoding N-acetylmuramic acid 6-phosphate etherase; the protein is MLKTETPSTQHPQLDLYPVEALVDALVDDQALAAQAVKAASASICAAVTAMTPRVAAGGRLVYVGAGTSGRLGILDSVELSPTFSWPPDRAVALLAGGLGAMFQAVEGAEDDRNKGASDLRLLYPNYNDVILLVAASGTTPYVLGALQAARMVGALTVGIANNPGTPLLSGADIGICLDTGPEVISGSTRLKAGTAQKILLNTLSSALMVRLHKVYGNLMVDLHPTNVKLVERAIHLTMHATGATEAAARAALEQSHFHVKTAIVVLLKHLPADQAQALLDATDGNLRTALD
- a CDS encoding GntR family transcriptional regulator; the encoded protein is MSQTSFEFKADANDSSPLYMQIARKLSDDVLNGRYQVDQALPSERTLSELLNVSRVTARKAIDQLVDQGLVVRRRGSGNYIAPRIEQPLSNLTSFSEQLQQRGHIPGSRWLKRAIVAPTPEEQLSLGLSPYSKVARLERLRLADDVVMAYEVSVLPQTVLNDPNAVGNSLYQYLDSINKSPARALQHIRAMNASADLAAQLGVPEGQALLYITRIAYLETGEAMELTHSYCHSDHYDFVAEMRRAT
- a CDS encoding YchJ family protein, producing the protein MSKKSTAPAGCPCGGPSLATCCGPYIAGTAIAPSAEALMRSRYTAYGQRNEPYLLATWHASTRPTEPIMSDEEKVQWLGLEVKSALRLRQRKADEADLTQDTVEFVARFKINGRAQRLHEISNFVREPAEGGDLRWFYVDGSFPE
- a CDS encoding carboxyl transferase domain-containing protein, with the translated sequence MPHIESKLNPRSEDFKANAAAMQAVVDDLRDKVAKIALGGGEAASAKHVARGKLLPRDRVQMLLDPGTPFLELSQMAAYAMYDDAAPSAGIITGIGRVAGQECVIVCNDATVKGGTYYPMTVKKHLRAQEIADQNNLPCIYLVDSGGANLPNQDDVFPDRDHFGRIFYNQANLSAKGIPQIAVVMGSCTAGGAYVPAMSDESIIVKEQGTIFLGGPPLVKAATGEVVTAEDLGGGDVHTRLSGVADHLAQNDLHALSLARTIVSNLNRTKPQQGALREAVEPAYPASELYGVIPVDTRKPFDVREVIARIVDGSEFDEFKARYGTTLVCGFAHIFGMKVGIIANNGILFSESALKGAHFIELCAQRKIPLVFLQNITGFMVGRKYENEGIARNGAKMVTAVATAAVPKFTVIIGGSFGAGNYGMCGRAFSPRFMWMWPNARISVMGGDQAASVLATVKRDGIEGKGGAWSAEEEAAFKQPIKEQYEHQGHPYYATARLWDDGVIDPADTRMVLGLGLSAAMNAEIEDTKFGVFRM